In Trichormus variabilis 0441, a single genomic region encodes these proteins:
- a CDS encoding group II intron maturase-specific domain-containing protein, with the protein MICIFYFLEVPNPILRGWRNFYRNAVSSRTFSYVDHKVFRMLIK; encoded by the coding sequence ATGATTTGTATATTTTATTTTTTGGAAGTCCCTAACCCAATATTAAGAGGATGGAGAAATTTCTACCGAAATGCGGTCAGTTCTAGGACGTTCTCTTACGTTGATCATAAAGTGTTCAGAATGCTCATTAAATGA
- a CDS encoding hybrid sensor histidine kinase/response regulator, which produces MRLSQNTTPAATETEVLITEELAGRPTRQADLADENQALHTLSQHLSDEPQLLLKTLVRIGLELCQADSAGISLLETQSNGESRFRWVAIAGALEFLEQTTTPGNFSPCGTTLSAKQVQLYTYPERYFTYLHHPLFPIVEGLLIPLYINNQPLGTLWIVSHQETRRFDGEDHRLMSRLAGFSASALQSLNYWHQKAENAVRQEQAIRAKLNYTQAQFEALVANVPGIVYRYSPCPDHPYRFTFFSSGCYELLELEAQTIVQDGNAFVQLIHPEDVDSFKSSVTHAVENFLPWRWEGRIITPSGKLKWIVGSSRAVPTTEGNAWDGILIDITNHKLAEAELRQSREEAQAANRVKDEFLAVLSHELRSPLNPILGWSSLLLKRKLSEAKIEEGLATIHRNAQLQSELIEDLLDVSRILRGKLNLNCSPVDLTATIMGAMETVQLAAQAKSITLQAALEPNIGQVRGDATRLQQVIWNLLSNAVKFTPPGGQVNIHLEQLGNVVQITVSDTGKGIAPDFLAYIFDYFRQEDGSITRKFGGLGLGLAIARHLVELHSGTIEAQSPGVDQGATFIIRLPLMSPQPTTTQDSKLSDLSIDLSGVKVLVVDDEPDTRELVAFVLEQHGASVTAACSAQEALTILNQSNFDVLLSDIGMPNIDGYMLIQQLRNLWPQYRQIKAIAFTAYAGEINQQQALKAGFDRHIFKPIEPLTLAQAISDLVRST; this is translated from the coding sequence ATGCGTTTATCTCAAAACACTACTCCAGCAGCCACAGAAACGGAAGTTTTGATTACAGAGGAACTAGCTGGTCGTCCAACAAGACAGGCAGACTTAGCTGATGAAAACCAAGCCCTCCACACACTATCCCAACACCTGAGTGATGAACCGCAATTACTACTCAAAACTCTAGTGCGGATTGGACTGGAATTATGTCAAGCTGATTCAGCCGGAATTAGCTTACTGGAAACACAATCCAATGGCGAATCTAGATTTCGCTGGGTAGCAATTGCAGGCGCATTGGAGTTTTTAGAACAAACCACGACTCCCGGTAATTTTAGTCCCTGTGGCACGACACTTTCTGCTAAACAAGTACAACTTTATACTTATCCAGAACGCTATTTTACTTACTTACATCATCCACTGTTCCCGATTGTTGAGGGATTGCTAATTCCGCTATACATCAATAATCAACCATTAGGCACTCTTTGGATTGTGTCCCATCAGGAAACACGACGCTTTGATGGTGAGGATCATCGGCTGATGAGCCGTTTAGCAGGTTTTAGTGCTTCTGCTCTGCAAAGTCTTAATTATTGGCATCAAAAGGCAGAGAATGCTGTACGTCAAGAGCAAGCAATTCGTGCAAAGCTCAATTACACTCAAGCTCAGTTTGAGGCACTGGTAGCAAATGTGCCTGGGATAGTATATCGTTACTCACCCTGCCCAGATCATCCTTATCGATTTACTTTTTTCAGTTCCGGCTGTTATGAACTATTGGAATTGGAGGCACAAACAATTGTTCAAGACGGCAATGCCTTTGTGCAATTAATTCATCCAGAAGATGTAGACTCGTTTAAATCTTCAGTCACTCATGCTGTAGAGAATTTTTTACCCTGGCGGTGGGAAGGACGGATTATTACTCCATCAGGTAAACTCAAATGGATTGTTGGTAGTTCCCGTGCCGTGCCAACGACAGAAGGCAACGCATGGGATGGGATACTGATAGATATTACAAATCATAAACTGGCAGAAGCAGAGTTACGCCAATCACGAGAAGAAGCCCAAGCCGCAAACCGAGTAAAAGATGAGTTTTTAGCGGTGCTTTCACATGAGTTACGCTCACCGCTAAATCCGATCTTAGGTTGGTCTAGTCTTCTTTTAAAACGCAAGCTCTCTGAAGCTAAGATAGAAGAAGGACTGGCAACTATTCACCGCAATGCTCAATTGCAATCAGAACTGATAGAAGATTTGTTGGATGTTTCACGCATTTTGCGAGGCAAACTTAACCTGAATTGCAGTCCGGTAGACCTTACAGCTACGATTATGGGGGCAATGGAAACGGTACAGCTGGCAGCCCAAGCCAAGTCAATCACTCTGCAAGCAGCACTTGAACCAAATATTGGTCAGGTTAGAGGTGATGCAACTCGTTTGCAACAGGTGATTTGGAATCTGCTCTCCAACGCCGTCAAATTTACCCCTCCGGGCGGACAGGTGAACATCCATTTAGAGCAGCTAGGCAATGTGGTTCAAATTACTGTTAGCGATACAGGCAAAGGTATTGCTCCTGACTTTCTAGCTTATATTTTTGACTACTTCCGCCAAGAAGATGGCTCCATCACTAGAAAGTTCGGTGGGCTAGGATTAGGTTTGGCGATCGCACGCCACTTAGTAGAACTGCATAGTGGCACAATCGAGGCGCAAAGTCCAGGTGTTGACCAAGGAGCTACTTTTATCATCCGATTACCATTAATGTCTCCCCAGCCGACAACAACTCAGGATAGTAAATTGTCTGATTTATCCATTGATTTGAGTGGTGTCAAAGTTTTAGTAGTGGATGATGAGCCTGATACTAGGGAATTGGTTGCGTTTGTGCTAGAGCAGCATGGAGCCAGCGTCACTGCCGCTTGTTCAGCACAAGAGGCACTAACCATACTTAACCAGTCTAATTTTGATGTTTTACTGAGTGATATTGGGATGCCTAATATTGATGGTTATATGTTGATACAGCAACTCAGAAATTTATGGCCGCAATATAGACAAATAAAAGCCATCGCTTTTACAGCTTATGCTGGTGAAATAAATCAGCAACAGGCACTAAAAGCTGGTTTTGATCGGCATATATTCAAACCAATCGAACCATTAACGTTAGCACAAGCCATTTCTGACTTGGTTCGCTCTACTTAG
- the gnd gene encoding phosphogluconate dehydrogenase (NAD(+)-dependent, decarboxylating), translating to MELGMIGLGRMGANMAHRLTQAGHTVIGYTRQPQKAEVLVQEGAIARGVTSFVELIEALTPPRTVWLMLPAATVDATLQTLIPFLDADDIIIDGGNSYYIDDIRRADQLKVKGIEYIDCGTSGGIWGAERGYCLMIGGALAVVKYLDPIFAALAPGVSAAPRTPGRELMGGTAEQGYLHCGSHGAGHFVKMVHNGIEYGIMAAYAEGLNILHHANIGKQLHQVDAETAPLRNPEFYQYDFNLADIAEVWRRGSVISSWLLDLIAMALVKDPDLTDFGGRVSDSGEGRWTLMAAIEEAVPTPVLSTALYTRFSSRGQSEFANKLISALRYEFGGHLEK from the coding sequence ATGGAACTGGGAATGATAGGACTAGGACGAATGGGAGCTAACATGGCACACCGTTTAACCCAGGCTGGACATACCGTCATTGGCTACACTCGTCAGCCACAAAAAGCAGAGGTGCTGGTTCAGGAAGGAGCGATCGCTCGTGGTGTAACATCATTCGTTGAACTCATCGAAGCACTCACGCCACCCCGCACCGTCTGGCTGATGCTACCCGCCGCGACAGTAGATGCTACCCTACAGACTCTCATCCCGTTTCTAGACGCTGACGACATTATCATTGATGGTGGCAATTCTTACTACATTGATGATATTCGTCGTGCAGATCAATTAAAAGTCAAAGGAATTGAATACATTGATTGTGGAACTAGCGGTGGCATTTGGGGGGCAGAACGCGGCTACTGTCTCATGATTGGTGGTGCATTGGCGGTGGTGAAATATCTTGACCCCATCTTTGCAGCGCTGGCTCCTGGTGTATCAGCTGCACCGCGCACCCCTGGTCGTGAGTTAATGGGGGGAACAGCTGAACAGGGCTATTTGCATTGTGGCTCTCACGGTGCAGGGCACTTTGTCAAAATGGTTCACAACGGCATTGAATACGGCATCATGGCAGCTTATGCCGAAGGGTTGAACATTCTTCACCATGCTAATATTGGGAAACAATTGCATCAAGTCGATGCAGAAACGGCTCCCTTACGAAATCCTGAATTTTACCAATACGACTTTAATCTTGCAGATATAGCAGAGGTATGGCGCAGGGGCAGCGTGATTAGCTCTTGGTTACTTGATTTAATAGCTATGGCGCTCGTCAAAGATCCCGACTTAACCGACTTTGGGGGACGCGTATCCGACTCTGGAGAAGGTCGATGGACACTAATGGCAGCCATTGAAGAAGCAGTTCCAACTCCCGTCCTTAGTACAGCTCTTTACACACGATTTAGCTCTCGCGGTCAATCAGAATTTGCAAATAAACTCATCTCTGCGTTGCGCTACGAGTTTGGTGGGCATTTGGAAAAATGA
- the zwf gene encoding glucose-6-phosphate dehydrogenase produces the protein MAALLSDALVFFGITSDLAYKKIFPALQAMIQRGHFDIPIIGVGRRDWSIEQLQSYVRKSLEEQVGVDEAAFQKLCSLLYYIFGDYSDRATYDKLCQVLQIAEAPLYYLAIPPSLFATVVEGLGQSSCVKNGCVMVEKPFGRDLESARILNCILHSIFPESHIFRIDHYLGKEPVQNLLYTRFANSLLEPIWHRVSIASIQITMAEKFGIDGRGQFYEETGAIRDVVQNHLLQVTACLMMDPPINEQHEAIRDERARLLKSIDPIEPSNVVRGQYKGYASEPGVAPDSKVETFAAVKLNIDTWRWASVPIYIRAGKCLPSTTTEVVVRLKRPPQDVFGERAFGLANYFYFRLSPNVLTAIGIRSKTPGDRMVGSEVGLVAQVEHGNEMNPYERLFEDAMKGDSMLFARQDEVEAQWQIVAPILDRATPVYEYAPHTWGPPLADRMIPPDGGWHNPNET, from the coding sequence ATGGCAGCTTTACTCTCTGATGCCCTGGTATTTTTTGGGATCACAAGTGATTTAGCCTACAAAAAAATCTTTCCTGCCTTACAGGCGATGATTCAGCGCGGTCATTTTGACATTCCAATTATTGGAGTGGGTAGGCGAGATTGGAGCATCGAACAATTACAATCTTATGTGCGTAAGAGCCTGGAGGAACAGGTAGGCGTTGATGAGGCAGCTTTCCAGAAACTGTGTTCATTACTTTACTATATTTTTGGTGATTATAGCGATCGCGCCACCTATGATAAATTATGCCAGGTACTCCAAATAGCTGAAGCTCCTCTGTATTACTTAGCCATTCCTCCCAGTTTGTTTGCGACGGTTGTCGAAGGGTTAGGTCAATCAAGTTGTGTAAAGAATGGTTGCGTTATGGTAGAAAAACCCTTTGGACGCGATCTAGAATCGGCTAGAATACTGAACTGCATTCTGCACTCTATCTTTCCCGAAAGTCATATTTTTCGGATTGACCATTACTTGGGAAAAGAACCAGTCCAAAACCTTCTCTACACTCGCTTCGCCAATTCATTACTCGAACCGATTTGGCATCGTGTCAGTATTGCCAGCATCCAAATCACGATGGCTGAAAAATTTGGCATTGATGGACGGGGACAGTTTTATGAAGAGACAGGCGCTATTCGGGATGTGGTGCAAAATCATCTACTTCAGGTGACGGCGTGTTTAATGATGGATCCGCCCATCAACGAGCAGCATGAAGCCATCCGAGATGAAAGAGCGCGATTGCTCAAATCCATAGATCCAATCGAACCCTCAAATGTAGTGCGCGGGCAGTACAAGGGCTATGCCTCAGAACCTGGTGTAGCTCCTGATTCCAAGGTCGAAACCTTTGCGGCGGTTAAGCTCAACATTGATACTTGGCGCTGGGCTAGCGTTCCGATTTACATTCGTGCAGGCAAATGTTTACCGAGTACAACTACTGAAGTTGTGGTCAGGCTCAAGCGTCCGCCGCAGGATGTTTTTGGCGAGCGTGCCTTTGGATTAGCAAATTATTTCTACTTTCGTCTTAGTCCAAATGTGCTGACTGCGATCGGCATTCGCTCTAAAACCCCAGGCGACAGAATGGTGGGTAGCGAAGTCGGACTAGTCGCTCAAGTCGAGCATGGCAATGAGATGAATCCCTACGAGCGGCTTTTTGAAGATGCCATGAAAGGCGACTCCATGTTATTTGCTCGCCAGGATGAAGTAGAAGCACAGTGGCAAATTGTTGCTCCTATCCTAGATCGAGCAACCCCTGTTTACGAATACGCACCTCATACCTGGGGGCCTCCTTTAGCGGATCGCATGATTCCCCCAGATGGCGGTTGGCATAATCCTAATGAGACGTGA